A genomic region of Candidatus Pseudomonas phytovorans contains the following coding sequences:
- a CDS encoding OprD family porin encodes MIIISRRASLMLGALCCACQNAQAGFIDDASGSLELRNFYFDRDFHGDSATQSRRGEWAQGFMLRLQSGYTDGVVGFGLDAAGMLGLKLDSSPDRSGTGLLPRGSDKRAADDYSKAVATFKVRLAQSELKAGGLSPQLPLLASNNSRLFPQWFNGAQLVSKDLDHFTLTLLQVDATKLRDSTDYEDLTAMAQQGAYSATITSDRLYYGGVDYQPLSNLTLSLHTSTLEDLFRRDFAGFKFKTPLGPGDVFTEWRWFNAREQGRALLGNLDNQALSTNFGYSVQGHTFSGGYQKVRGDTAYAYVGGTDTYLFSEQQVSTFALANERAWMLRYDYNFAAVGIPGLTFNVRYVKGDQVEPHRIASSKGRALAAGDGEGREWERTTDITYVVQSGTLRNVSLRWRNASMRSNFADAADENRVIVGYTFEF; translated from the coding sequence ATGATCATTATTTCCCGGCGAGCATCGCTGATGCTCGGGGCGCTTTGCTGCGCCTGTCAAAACGCGCAGGCCGGCTTTATCGATGATGCCAGCGGCAGCCTGGAACTGCGCAATTTCTACTTCGACCGCGACTTTCACGGTGACAGCGCCACGCAATCGCGGCGCGGTGAATGGGCCCAGGGCTTCATGCTGCGCCTGCAGTCGGGCTACACCGACGGTGTGGTCGGCTTTGGCCTGGACGCAGCCGGCATGCTTGGGCTCAAGCTGGATTCCTCGCCCGACCGCAGCGGCACCGGCCTGCTGCCACGTGGCAGCGACAAACGAGCCGCAGATGACTACTCCAAAGCCGTCGCTACTTTCAAAGTCAGGCTGGCGCAGAGCGAGTTGAAAGCCGGTGGCCTGAGCCCGCAACTGCCGTTGCTGGCGTCCAACAACAGCCGCTTGTTCCCCCAGTGGTTCAACGGTGCGCAGCTGGTGAGCAAGGACCTGGACCATTTCACGCTCACCCTGCTGCAGGTTGATGCCACCAAATTGCGTGACTCCACCGACTATGAGGACCTGACCGCCATGGCGCAGCAAGGGGCCTACTCGGCGACGATAACCAGCGACCGGCTTTATTACGGCGGTGTCGATTACCAGCCGCTGAGCAACCTGACCCTCAGCCTTCACACCAGCACGCTCGAGGACCTGTTCCGGCGTGATTTTGCCGGGTTCAAGTTCAAGACCCCCCTGGGGCCCGGGGATGTGTTTACCGAGTGGCGCTGGTTCAACGCACGCGAGCAGGGCCGGGCATTGCTGGGCAACCTCGATAACCAGGCCCTCAGTACCAACTTCGGGTACAGCGTTCAGGGCCACACGTTCAGTGGTGGCTATCAGAAAGTGCGTGGCGACACTGCATATGCCTACGTGGGTGGCACCGATACCTATCTGTTCAGCGAACAGCAGGTCAGCACCTTTGCCCTGGCCAACGAACGGGCGTGGATGCTGCGTTACGACTACAACTTTGCCGCGGTGGGTATCCCTGGGCTCACGTTCAATGTGCGGTATGTGAAGGGCGATCAGGTGGAACCACATCGCATCGCCAGCTCCAAGGGCAGGGCGCTGGCGGCTGGCGACGGAGAAGGGCGGGAATGGGAGCGGACCACGGATATTACCTACGTGGTGCAGTCGGGGACGCTGAGGAATGTGTCGCTACGCTGGCGCAATGCGAGCATGCGCTCGAATTTTGCCGATGCAGCGGATGAGAACCGGGTGATTGTGGGGTACACATTCGAGTTTTGA
- a CDS encoding MFS transporter, giving the protein MVAMTGELARERNDSHIDELLLYRRVAWRIMPLAIICFLFSYFDRINISFAKAQMQQELGLSDAAYGLAASMFFVGYVLFEVPSSLGLKRYGAPAWICRIMVSWGLATAALVFAYTQYTLYFLRFLIGVMEAGFGPAILFYLACWFPRKHLAKMNGLWFLAVPLAGAVGGPAAGVLLGTMDGVLGLAGWHWLFLMSGLPCVVLGVLVLWKLDRDIEAAKWLSREEKDLLAENLAQDKRTAKPILGSIWRVLLTREVAIMAFIYYVIKTASYGLNFWMPHLIKSSGVQDMLWVGVLSALPYAVACIGMVLLTRRSDRTGERKRYLVYCLLAAAVGYLLACLYSDSSLAMMAALVLATAGTFIAIPIFWTIPQSTFSGLAIATGTAAINSVGQLSGIVAPVMVGKINDLTGSNSMGMLSIAPLILVACLVVMRYVRNPRS; this is encoded by the coding sequence ATGGTTGCCATGACAGGCGAACTGGCGCGTGAGCGCAACGACAGTCACATCGACGAGCTGCTGCTATACCGGCGCGTGGCCTGGCGCATCATGCCGCTGGCCATCATCTGCTTCCTGTTCTCGTACTTCGACCGCATCAACATCAGCTTCGCCAAGGCGCAAATGCAGCAGGAGCTGGGCCTGAGCGATGCCGCCTACGGCCTGGCCGCGAGCATGTTCTTCGTGGGGTATGTGCTGTTCGAAGTACCCAGTAGCCTGGGCTTGAAGCGCTATGGCGCACCGGCGTGGATTTGCCGGATCATGGTGTCGTGGGGCCTGGCGACGGCGGCGCTGGTGTTTGCCTATACCCAGTACACCCTGTATTTCCTGCGCTTCCTGATCGGCGTGATGGAGGCCGGTTTCGGCCCGGCGATCCTGTTCTACCTGGCATGCTGGTTCCCCCGCAAGCACCTGGCGAAGATGAATGGCCTGTGGTTTCTGGCGGTGCCGCTGGCCGGTGCGGTAGGGGGGCCGGCAGCAGGCGTTTTGCTGGGGACCATGGACGGTGTGCTGGGCCTGGCTGGTTGGCACTGGTTGTTCCTGATGTCCGGCCTGCCTTGCGTAGTGCTGGGCGTGCTGGTGCTGTGGAAGCTGGACCGCGACATCGAGGCTGCGAAGTGGTTGAGCCGTGAGGAGAAGGATCTGCTGGCGGAAAACCTGGCGCAGGACAAACGCACCGCAAAACCGATCCTTGGCTCGATCTGGCGGGTGTTGCTGACCCGCGAAGTGGCAATCATGGCGTTCATCTACTACGTGATAAAGACCGCGTCCTATGGCCTTAACTTCTGGATGCCGCACCTGATCAAGTCATCGGGCGTGCAGGACATGCTTTGGGTCGGTGTGCTGTCGGCACTGCCTTACGCGGTGGCCTGCATTGGCATGGTGCTGCTGACCCGTCGCTCAGACCGTACCGGTGAGCGCAAGCGCTACCTGGTGTACTGTCTGCTTGCGGCGGCTGTCGGCTACCTGCTGGCGTGCCTGTATTCCGATTCGTCGCTGGCGATGATGGCCGCGCTAGTGCTGGCCACTGCAGGCACTTTCATCGCCATCCCGATCTTCTGGACCATTCCGCAGTCGACCTTCTCCGGCCTGGCAATTGCCACAGGCACTGCTGCGATCAACTCGGTCGGGCAGTTAAGCGGCATCGTCGCACCGGTGATGGTGGGCAAGATCAATGACCTCACCGGCAGCAACTCCATGGGCATGCTGTCCATCGCCCCACTGATCCTGGTCGCCTGCCTGGTGGTGATGCGCTACGTGCGCAACCCCAGAAGCTGA
- a CDS encoding gamma carbonic anhydrase family protein: MAIYQYDTLAPNLHPETFVAEEATVIGDVTLEQGVSVWPQAVLRGDNAPIRIGQHSNVQEGAVLHADPGFALTVGQGVTIGHQAMLHGCTIGDGALIGIQAVVLNGAVIGNNCLVGAGAIVTEGKVFPDNSLILGAPAKVVRELTAEGIASMQRNTAE; the protein is encoded by the coding sequence ATGGCGATCTACCAATACGACACCCTTGCACCCAACCTGCACCCCGAAACGTTCGTTGCCGAGGAGGCCACCGTGATCGGCGACGTAACGCTGGAACAAGGCGTCAGCGTATGGCCGCAGGCCGTGCTACGGGGCGACAACGCACCGATCCGCATCGGTCAGCACAGCAACGTGCAGGAAGGCGCAGTGCTGCATGCTGACCCTGGCTTTGCGCTGACCGTGGGACAGGGGGTGACCATCGGCCACCAGGCCATGCTGCACGGCTGCACCATCGGTGATGGCGCGTTGATCGGCATCCAGGCGGTGGTGCTCAATGGCGCGGTCATCGGCAACAACTGCCTGGTCGGGGCTGGCGCCATCGTCACCGAAGGCAAAGTGTTCCCCGACAACTCATTGATCCTGGGTGCGCCCGCCAAGGTGGTGCGCGAGCTCACGGCCGAGGGCATCGCCAGCATGCAGCGCAACACCGCCGAATAG